TGGTCTCGACGTCCTGCGCTCCTTCCGTCCCGGTTGCCCGTCGACGACGCTCAGTGAGATCGCCGCCGCCACCGGCCTGGCCCGGCCCACGGTCCGGCGCATCCTCATCACCCTCGAGTCGCTGGGCTACGTCCGCGCGGTCGGCCGTGGCCACGCCCTCACCCCGCGTGTCCTGGAACTGGGGATGGCGTACGTCAACGCGCTGAGCATGTGGGACGTGGCCCGCCCGCACATGGAGAAGCTGGTCGCCCAGACCAACGAGTCGACCTCGATGGCCCAGCTCGACGGCAGCGACATCGTCTACGTCGCGCGCGTGGCCGTACCGAAGATCGTCACGCTCGCCGTCACCATCGGCACCCGCTTCCCGGCCCCCGCGACGTCGATGGGCAAGGTGCTGCTCGCGGGCCTGCCGCCGGAGACGCTGGCCGCCGTGCTCGCCGAGCCGACCCGCTCCGGCATCACGCCCCGCTGGCAGCCCTCGCCAAGTGAACTGGACGCCGTGTTGCGCGAGGTCCGGGCGAAGGGCTGGGCCCTCGCCGACCAGGATCTGGCTCCGGGCATCCGGTCCGTCGCCACCGGTGTGCGCGACGGCGACGGCCGGGTCGTCGCCG
The nucleotide sequence above comes from Micromonospora sp. NBC_00389. Encoded proteins:
- a CDS encoding IclR family transcriptional regulator domain-containing protein, producing the protein MSDNGRGAAPDFIEALARGLDVLRSFRPGCPSTTLSEIAAATGLARPTVRRILITLESLGYVRAVGRGHALTPRVLELGMAYVNALSMWDVARPHMEKLVAQTNESTSMAQLDGSDIVYVARVAVPKIVTLAVTIGTRFPAPATSMGKVLLAGLPPETLAAVLAEPTRSGITPRWQPSPSELDAVLREVRAKGWALADQDLAPGIRSVATGVRDGDGRVVAAINVTVHAAETSLETLLDDHLPKLLRAAADIGHDWALTAAVPMITA